In the Styela clava chromosome 8, kaStyClav1.hap1.2, whole genome shotgun sequence genome, one interval contains:
- the LOC120346341 gene encoding dynein light chain 2, cytoplasmic-like — MGDKKAVIKNADMCEEMQNDAIECTTQAIEKFNIEKDIAAFIKKEFDKKYNPTWHCIVGRNFGSYVTHETKHFIYFYLGQVAILLFKSG; from the exons ATGGGAGACAAAAAAGCTGTGATTAAAAATGCAGATATGTGTGAAGAAATGCAGAATGATGCTATTGAGTGTACAACTCAG GcgattgaaaaattcaacattGAAAAAGACATAGCTGCATTTATAAAGAAGGAATTCGACAAGAAATACAATCCCACTTGGCATTGCATTGTTGGTAGAAATTTTGGAAGTTATGTCACACACGAAACTAaacatttcatatatttttatttgggtCAGGTAGCCATCCTTCTTTTCAAATCTGGATAG